In the genome of Serratia symbiotica (Periphyllus acericola), the window GCCATAGCGCAAGCACGTCAGCGTGGTGAGAAAGTAGTGATGACCAACGGTATTTTCGACATTCTGCACGCTGGCCACGTTTCCTATTTGGCCAATGCCCGCAAGTTGGGTGATCTGTTAATCGTAGCGGTGAACAGCGATGCTTCTACCAAGCGACTGAAGGGCGAAACTCGCCCAGTCAACGCGCTGGAAAACCGCATGATCGTGCTCGGCGCACTGGAGGCAGTAGACTGGGTAGTGCCGTTTGAGGAAGACACTCCGCAACGTTTGATCAGCGATATCTTGCCAGATTTGCTGGTGAAAGGCGGTGACTACAAGCCGGAAGATATCGCCGGTAGCACAGAGGTATGGGCCAATGGCGGCGATGTCAAAGTGCTGAACTTTGAACAGGGCTTATCAACAACCAATATCGTCACCGCCATCAAAGAGCGGCACGCTGGAAACGGTGGTGAGGATGAGCAGTAGCCCACTTTGCCGAACTAACGAGTATGATGTTCGGCCATTATTTGGCTAGGGTTGCGGAACCGCTCGCAGTCGGTCAGGCGGCAATAGGGGCGCGATGCTGCGCGCCCAACGAGAATTATTCTTCTTGCTTGGCGGTAGATGCCGCATTCAGCTTGTCTTCCAGACCGGTTATGCGCTGTTCCAGCAACGCTAGTTGCTCACGGGTACGTAGCAGCAGTTGAGTCTGCACGTCGAACGTTTCGCGATTGACCAAATCCAAACGAGCCAGTTGTGACTGTAGCACCTGGCAAATTTTCTTCTCAACGTCTTCCCCGAATTCATACACGCCTTTAGGCATGGATCCATGAACCTGGCGTGCGATCTGTTCAATTTTTTTCGGGTCAATCATGGCGTATCCCTTTCAGAGTTTAATAGCTACCCTACTAGTGTAATGCGAGTGGCCCGCCGAATAAACTCTAACTCCCCCGCCACCTGTGGCTGCATGATGTTTTTGCTAATTGCCCTGTTTAATCATTAGCGCTATAGTCAACCCGCTTATTCTCAGGGCGGGGTGAAAGTCCCCACCGGCGGTAAATCACCTGCTACGGTGAAAGCCCGCGAGCACTCAACAAGTCTGTTACAAGCGGGTTAGAGGTCAGCATATCCGGTGTAATTCCGGAGCCGACGGTGATAGTCCGGATGGGAGAGTAGCGATATCTGTTGGGCTTGTGACAGCTTACGTTGCTTTTAGCTATTGCTAGCTACCCCTCAAGATCGCCCTGATTCTGGTAATCCATAATTTTCTAATGAGGTTTTTTACCATGAATCAGACACTACTTTCAGATTTCGGCACACCGATAGAACGCGTTGAACGCGCTCTCGATGCATTGCGCAACGGGCGCAGTGTTATGGTGCTTGATGACGAAAACCGTGAAA includes:
- the ubiK gene encoding ubiquinone biosynthesis accessory factor UbiK, with the translated sequence MIDPKKIEQIARQVHGSMPKGVYEFGEDVEKKICQVLQSQLARLDLVNRETFDVQTQLLLRTREQLALLEQRITGLEDKLNAASTAKQEE